The genomic interval TTCTGCCATTGAAAAAATACGGATTGAGATCAGGGAATTGAGCAAATTGGTGGATTTGAATTCAGGTAATGGTATTTTCTATACCAATTTTCAGGATGAACTGACAGCTCCGGTTATTGCCCGGGATTTTCAGGGGAATTTTGGCAGTTATAGCAGCCTTTATGCAAAATTGAAAAAGATTATTCAGGTAAATGCCAATAATTTAACCATACACAGGCTGCATACCAATCAGCCGATCACAGCTGCTGAACTGGACGAACTGGACAGAATGCTATTTGACCAGTCGGGCGCACAAACCCATAATGATTTTAAGAAATTACTGGGTGACAAACCATTGGGCGTTTTTGTGAGGTCTATCCTTGGCCTGGACAGCAGTTCGGCACGGGAAGCTTTTTCCGTTTTTTTATCGACCGGCCCTTTAAGTTCAGTTCAGATTGAATTTATTAATGATCTTATTCAGCAGCTGACCCAAAATGGTATAATCAATCCTGATATGCTTTTTGAACAGCCTTTCACTAAATTTCATGAAAGTGGAGTAGGCGGTGTTTTTCCCTTAAATGCGAAAAATGTAATCGACGTTGTCGAACAGATCAATGACCGGGCAATGGCTTAAAGGGGATTGGGAATTGATAAAATGAGAACGTACCAAAGCTTCTTTTTATAGCTTGTGCCGTAGGTGTAATTCGCGGTTAGCTATCCGTAGCAGGAACATCGCCAGGCACCAGACGAATGATTGCACCAACGCCGGAATAGTTCTTAAACATTTTGCCTTGCCGAAGCTTTAACCACAGAATTTGACCTGAATACGGTCGCACAGAATTTTATTAAATGGTACCAGGAAAGCTACTGGACAGCAACGGGTGAAGTTTTTGATATCGGAATTGCGACACGGGAAGCGATTATCAGGCTTGAAAACGGCGTTAAGCCAGTTCTGGCGGGTGGTTTTGAAGCGAGCTCAAACGGTAATGGCTCGCTCATGCGGATTTTGCCTTTACTGACCTATATTAACGATATTCCGGTCAGCGAACGTTTTCAAACCATAAAACAGGTTTCTTCCATTACGCATGGACATATTCGTTCTGTGATCTCCTGTTTTTATTATCTTGAATTTGCCAGACAGATCGTAAACGGAAAAGATAAATTTGAAATTTATTCAGCACTGCAAACCGAGGTTACAGATTTCCTCATTTCTATTTCTGTCAATCCGGCAGAAATAAAATTTTTTGACAGATTATTGAAACAGGACATAAGTATATTTAAGGAAGACGAAATTTCCAGCAGCGGTTATGTCCTTCACACACTGGAAGCAAGTATATGGTGTCTCCTGACAACAGATAATTATCAGGAGGCAGTTTTAAAAGCGGTAAATCTGGGAGAAGATACAGATACAACCGGTGCAGTTACAGGCGGGCTTGCCGCGTTACTTTATGGCTATGAAAGTATACCTCAGCAATGGATCAGTAAGCTTGCAAAGCAATCTGAGATTTTTGATCTGGCAGACCGCATGTATAATAAATTGTAAGTGTTTACGGGGCTTATTTTTGCCGCAGGTACAACTCGCGGGTAGAGAAGAAAACAGCAATTAAATCCCCAAAGCGTTCCAGTGGTCAGTTGCCATTTCCAACCTCAGCTTTAAGGTCACTTTAAGTATTTGGCCTTAAAATTCGCGAAATTTAAGGTCAGTTGCCATTTTTGACCTCATCTTTAAGGTCACTTTAAGTAGTTGACATTAAAATTCGCGAAATTTAAGGTCAGCTCAGTTTGGTGGATTTATCTTTAATTTTAAATATTAGTCTCCCTTAAATCTCTGAATCCTCTTTCCCCTTGATCTTATACTCTGTAAAATCACCTTTCTTTTCTGACCATTTAAAAATGACCTTTTTAAATCGCAGATCCTTGACAATCTGGTTGATGCCTTTTAGAAAATCTTTTTTTGTTTTGGCAGGCTCAAAAAACGGGCTGGTAAAGGTCAGTGTATCCTTCGTTGCTCCGGATGCGGCGATCTGTATGTTTTCTTTGGATAATATTTCCTTTTTGGAAGTTGTGAATGCATCTCTTAAGCCTGGAAAATCTCTTGTCTGTACTTTTAAAATGCGGTCTTTCAGGATGTTACTTTGTGTTGTAATAGCCTGGTCTTTGTTGACTTTGGCTTCCTGATATAAAGCAGCGTTGGATTTTAGCCACGAAAGCCGGGTAGTCATGTCATCGTCACTGCTGCCTTTTTTTAGCGACAGGTCAATTTCATCAATCGCATTCTGGATGAAGATAGATATGTTTTTATTCGATTCTGTATCTACCGGTTCGGGGGTTACGTAGTATCTGACGATGGCAATAGCGGCCGCCGCAATAAGGATAAAAACGATGTACTTGAAGATATTTTCTTTTTTGAATATTTTGCCTGCCATGTGGAAATCGATATGTTGAGTATTTTTTCAGTTAAAAACCTGTACCAAAGTGGTGAGGCAGGGATAAGTTAAGCATGAAAAATATAAATAGCCGGTTTTTTTGTTATTAAAATCAAAAAAGGATATGCTTCACGACATATCCTTTTCCAACAGATGACCGCTAAAAATTAATAGATTACGACCCTTTTGACCGTTTTTGCTTTTGCCGCTACTTCCGTTTCCTGTGTTGTGATCCTGAAAGTTTTGGTTTCGCTTTCTCTTTTATTAAAGATCTGGATCTGATATTCACCTTCTTCCAGGTCTGAAAAATTATAACTTACAGCAAAGCGGGACGTTTTTTTGTCCATATAATCTTCCTGAAGAATTTTACCATCCATTGTTTTGATCAGAATTCCCATTCTCATTTTTTCTTTCGTATCCACATTAACACGCAGATTCCCATTATACGCCTTATAAACGGCGGCATCAAAAGTCTTTTTATACATGATGTTATTATCCGCTGAATGGGCATGTAAGGAAACAAACATTACAAAAAGTAACAGGAAAGATTTGACTGAATTTTTCATGATTTCATTTATTTTTTTATGGCTAATAGATTTTTTCTTAAATTTCAAGTGGCTGCTTTTTTGAAATTTAAGGTGGTTCACGACCGCTTTTTTGCAGGTTTTCAGGTTTTTTATTCATGATCTTTTAGCTTCGTTTATTAGTTTTTTTTACATTTAGTATGTACCCGCTTGTCTTACATCCGATACAAAGGAGGTGATGATCAGCAGGTTAAAAAAATATTTTGAATCGAATCGGTTTGAAAACCAATTGAAACGTAGAAAAGCCAGTATGAGATGGTTTTTGTGGCTGGTGTATAAAACCAGTAAAGCCCGAAACCTAAGTCCCGGGCTTTATCAAAATTGTATTAATTTTTAACGAAACTTAATGGCCGTTTTCCGATTTGATAAATTCCTTTAAACCGGCCAGCAACTTATATATTGCATGATTAATATTGTCGTTATCTGTTTTAGCAATTTGCAGGAGCTGTTCAGATTCAGTACGTTTCTTTTTATTGGTTTCCGTTTTGATAGAAACTTCTTTGGCTAATACCGAATCATTTTCCTTTGAGCTGATCCTTATTGGCGTCCGGGTGGGAGAGATACCATCCAGTTTATCAATACGTGCCTGATACTGATTATCCTTACAATCAATTACCAGGTCGAACCGGATGTAATTGTAAAGTGAAGTAACCACCGGGATATAGCTATTGATCGTTAACTTTCCCGATGCAGGATCTTCCTGTGTAACTGCGTTTTCGTAATTGCCAAATGTATGAGTCACCCAGTTTTGTGCACTTTTATATATTTCTGCTTTGGATTTATGAGGGTTAGCCACATCAGAATAGTACACTTGTTTTTGTTCATTGAGGGGCAAAAAGCCATCCTGGCAAAAACCGGTTTGAACAATAAAAAGCAGCAATGGTAATAGCAGATATTTCAAAGGCGAATGGAATAAAATGAACTGCAAAGTAACGATAAAAGCAGATTTACAGCATTTTATTCTGATACCTTTATGGACGTTTCTTTTTCTTTGTTGAATCTGGCATGGCTACACCGCCGGTTACAATAGTCCTTTTAGTTCTTTTTACTGAATAATTCACCATTGTATCCGCATCTGGCCGGCCAGTACTGCTTCGGTTGCCATCCACAATACCGGTAGTATTTACACTTCCGTTGTCTTCCAATACCGGTGCATTTTCCTTCCGGATCGTATCGACGGCAGAGATGCCGGTTTTTGTGGTCCTCTTTGTTGTTTTCCTCTGGTAAGTAGTTTCACCGCTGGAAGAAGACTTTGTTTGTGCATACGACGCAGCCGGAACTGTGAAAAGTAATATGATCAGAATGGTTTTTAGCGTTTTCATGGTTTTAATTTCGTTTATGGTTTAAAA from Dyadobacter sp. NIV53 carries:
- a CDS encoding ADP-ribosylglycohydrolase family protein, whose product is MNTVAQNFIKWYQESYWTATGEVFDIGIATREAIIRLENGVKPVLAGGFEASSNGNGSLMRILPLLTYINDIPVSERFQTIKQVSSITHGHIRSVISCFYYLEFARQIVNGKDKFEIYSALQTEVTDFLISISVNPAEIKFFDRLLKQDISIFKEDEISSSGYVLHTLEASIWCLLTTDNYQEAVLKAVNLGEDTDTTGAVTGGLAALLYGYESIPQQWISKLAKQSEIFDLADRMYNKL
- a CDS encoding DUF4468 domain-containing protein, coding for MKYLLLPLLLFIVQTGFCQDGFLPLNEQKQVYYSDVANPHKSKAEIYKSAQNWVTHTFGNYENAVTQEDPASGKLTINSYIPVVTSLYNYIRFDLVIDCKDNQYQARIDKLDGISPTRTPIRISSKENDSVLAKEVSIKTETNKKKRTESEQLLQIAKTDNDNINHAIYKLLAGLKEFIKSENGH